One Novosphingobium sp. G106 DNA segment encodes these proteins:
- a CDS encoding PhzF family phenazine biosynthesis protein, producing MTTSIPYWHVDAFTDRPFAGNQAAVMQLAERLDDAVLQAIATEHLFADTAFLVPDASSVADWELCWFTPTVEVKLCGHATLASGHVLLTLAPERDAVRFRTRHAGVLEVRRLGQGYELALPAIATAPGSFPEAVMALGAEPREIWRSPAGYTLLVFDGEDQIRALRPDLRMLARLGDEQFIATAPGRETDVVSRVFVPGGGIDEDSVTGSAHAALTPFWTQRLGRKSFTAYQASKRGGRVSCRLDGKHVWLGGDCVTVVEGTFFL from the coding sequence ATGACGACGTCCATTCCCTACTGGCATGTCGATGCCTTCACCGACCGGCCGTTTGCTGGAAACCAGGCGGCGGTGATGCAACTGGCAGAGCGGCTCGACGACGCCGTGCTGCAGGCAATCGCCACCGAGCACCTCTTCGCCGACACCGCCTTCCTCGTTCCCGATGCGAGCAGCGTGGCCGATTGGGAGCTGTGCTGGTTCACGCCGACGGTGGAGGTCAAGCTCTGCGGCCATGCCACGCTGGCCTCGGGCCATGTCCTGCTGACTCTTGCGCCGGAACGCGACGCGGTGCGGTTCAGGACGCGCCATGCGGGCGTGCTCGAGGTGCGGCGGTTGGGTCAGGGCTACGAGCTCGCGCTGCCCGCGATCGCCACTGCGCCCGGCTCGTTTCCCGAGGCGGTTATGGCGCTGGGCGCGGAGCCTCGCGAAATCTGGCGCTCTCCCGCCGGCTACACCCTTCTCGTGTTCGACGGCGAAGATCAGATCCGGGCACTGCGGCCCGACCTGCGCATGCTCGCCCGATTGGGCGACGAGCAGTTCATTGCCACCGCCCCGGGGCGGGAGACGGACGTCGTGAGCCGCGTCTTCGTGCCGGGGGGTGGAATCGACGAGGACAGCGTCACCGGATCGGCCCATGCCGCGTTGACGCCGTTCTGGACGCAGAGGCTGGGACGCAAGAGCTTCACCGCCTACCAGGCCTCGAAGCGCGGCGGGCGGGTTTCGTGCCGCCTCGACGGGAAGCACGTCTGGCTCGGCGGCGACTGCGTTACCGTCGTCGAGGGTACGTTCTTCCTCTAG
- a CDS encoding serine hydrolase, protein MPTRRLPLILPLLALPALAGCGGGDKGPPPLAPAALSAVTTEPGVPREQLARAIDDLFADGQAGETRALLVMSGGRIVAERYGEGYGPSSRLIGWSMSKTITGVMIGQLVADGRLRLNETAPVPAWQRSGDPRGEITLRQLLQMRSGLRHREASSPVYDSDEVRMLFLDGRDDMAAYAEAQPLEADPGRTFEYSSATTVILADIAARALTDNPDPGFRRQAVRDYLHTRLLDPVGMKSAVVEFDAAGTLIGSSMMHATARDWGKFGEFLRNGGAVRGAQLVPRGWVDFMTSPSPRNPAYGAQLWLNRPTKADGDMLFPDRAPQSAFACVGHLGQYVIVSPDQKLTLVRLGKTDGEHRAELRRRLADIVALFPKA, encoded by the coding sequence ATGCCGACGCGCCGCCTGCCCCTTATCCTGCCGCTGCTCGCGCTGCCAGCCCTGGCGGGATGCGGCGGCGGGGATAAAGGCCCTCCACCGCTGGCGCCCGCGGCGCTATCTGCGGTCACGACCGAGCCCGGGGTGCCGCGCGAGCAACTGGCGCGCGCGATCGACGATCTCTTCGCCGATGGCCAGGCCGGCGAGACCCGCGCACTGCTGGTGATGTCTGGCGGCCGCATCGTCGCCGAGCGCTATGGCGAGGGCTATGGGCCCAGCAGCCGGCTGATCGGCTGGTCGATGTCGAAGACGATCACCGGTGTGATGATCGGGCAGTTGGTGGCCGACGGCCGCCTGCGGCTCAACGAGACCGCACCGGTGCCCGCCTGGCAGCGATCGGGCGACCCGCGCGGTGAGATCACCTTGCGTCAGCTGCTGCAGATGCGTTCGGGCCTGCGGCATCGCGAGGCGAGTTCGCCGGTCTACGATTCCGACGAGGTGCGGATGCTGTTCCTCGATGGACGAGACGACATGGCCGCCTATGCCGAGGCCCAGCCGCTCGAGGCCGACCCCGGGCGAACCTTCGAATATTCCTCGGCCACTACGGTGATCCTTGCCGATATCGCTGCGCGCGCGCTGACCGACAACCCCGACCCCGGGTTCCGCCGCCAGGCGGTGCGCGACTATCTGCACACGCGGCTGCTCGATCCGGTGGGCATGAAATCGGCCGTGGTCGAGTTCGACGCGGCAGGAACGCTGATCGGCTCGAGCATGATGCATGCCACGGCGCGCGACTGGGGCAAGTTCGGCGAATTCCTGCGCAACGGCGGCGCGGTCCGCGGCGCGCAGCTCGTCCCGCGCGGCTGGGTCGACTTCATGACATCACCGAGCCCGCGCAATCCCGCCTATGGCGCCCAGCTCTGGCTCAACCGCCCGACCAAGGCCGACGGCGACATGCTGTTCCCCGACCGCGCCCCGCAAAGCGCCTTCGCCTGCGTCGGCCACCTCGGCCAATATGTCATCGTCTCGCCGGACCAGAAGCTGACCCTGGTCCGCCTCGGCAAGACCGACGGCGAACATCGCGCCGAACTGCGCCGGCGACTGGCCGATATCGTCGCGCTGTTCCCGAAGGCCTAG
- the mnmA gene encoding tRNA 2-thiouridine(34) synthase MnmA: MSADAALSGLDAAALFQLPQPLTERRIVVAMSGGVDSSVVAALAAASGAEVIGVTLQLYDHGAATGRKGACCAGDDIRDARAVADRLGIAHYVFDHESRFREEVVERFADDYLAGRTPIPCIRCNMGPKFTDLFAMARELGADCLATGHYVRRTLGAAGPELHRAADPARDQSYFLYATTEAQLDYLRFPLGGLPKSEVRRIAEAAGLRVAAKPDSQDICFVPEGDYAAVVRKVRPEGAAPGEIVHATSGEVLGEHRGVIHYTVGQRRGLEIGGQPEPLYVTGIDAPGRRVLVGPRHLLAVGSARIVETNRIGPLPDTHLTAKVRSLAKPVPISLEGPLGDSADATIRFASPEYGVAPGQAAVIYAGDRVVGGGWIDSTEAA, encoded by the coding sequence ATGTCCGCCGACGCTGCCCTTTCCGGCCTCGATGCCGCCGCGCTTTTCCAATTGCCGCAACCGCTTACGGAGCGGCGGATCGTTGTCGCCATGTCTGGGGGAGTGGACAGCTCGGTGGTCGCCGCCCTAGCCGCCGCCAGCGGCGCAGAGGTTATCGGCGTGACTCTGCAACTTTACGATCACGGTGCAGCCACCGGCCGCAAGGGCGCCTGCTGTGCCGGCGACGATATCCGCGACGCCCGCGCCGTCGCCGACAGACTCGGGATCGCGCACTATGTCTTCGATCACGAATCGCGCTTCCGCGAGGAGGTCGTCGAGCGCTTTGCCGACGATTACCTCGCCGGCCGCACCCCGATTCCCTGCATCCGCTGCAACATGGGGCCCAAGTTCACCGACCTTTTCGCCATGGCGCGCGAGCTCGGCGCCGATTGCCTAGCGACCGGCCACTATGTCCGCCGCACGCTGGGCGCCGCGGGCCCGGAGCTGCATCGCGCCGCCGATCCCGCCCGCGACCAGAGCTATTTCCTCTACGCGACCACCGAGGCGCAGCTCGATTACCTGCGCTTCCCCTTGGGAGGATTGCCCAAGAGCGAGGTGCGCCGGATCGCCGAAGCCGCCGGCCTCAGGGTCGCGGCCAAGCCCGACAGCCAGGATATCTGCTTCGTTCCCGAAGGCGACTATGCCGCGGTGGTACGCAAGGTCCGCCCCGAAGGTGCCGCACCGGGCGAGATCGTCCACGCGACCAGCGGCGAGGTGCTCGGCGAGCATCGCGGCGTGATCCACTATACGGTGGGGCAGCGCCGCGGGCTCGAGATCGGCGGCCAGCCCGAACCGCTCTACGTCACCGGAATCGATGCGCCTGGCCGCCGGGTGCTCGTGGGGCCGCGGCATCTGCTGGCGGTCGGATCGGCGCGGATCGTCGAGACCAACCGCATCGGGCCGCTGCCCGACACGCACCTGACCGCCAAGGTCCGTTCGCTGGCGAAGCCCGTGCCGATCAGTCTGGAAGGGCCGCTAGGCGATAGTGCCGATGCCACGATCCGTTTCGCCAGCCCCGAATACGGCGTCGCCCCGGGACAGGCGGCGGTGATCTATGCGGGTGACCGCGTAGTCGGCGGCGGCTGGATCGATTCGACCGAAGCCGCTTAG
- a CDS encoding DUF1153 domain-containing protein: MIENQKIRPAMVIGPLGEPLSVDSLPPPSTTRWVVRRKAEVVAAVNGGLLTIDEVCERYSLTLEEFASWQRAVDRSGMQGLRVTRIQHYRDLYERQQKY, translated from the coding sequence ATGATCGAGAACCAGAAAATCCGTCCTGCGATGGTAATCGGGCCGCTCGGCGAACCGCTCTCCGTGGATTCGCTGCCGCCGCCGAGCACGACCCGTTGGGTCGTCCGTCGCAAGGCCGAAGTCGTGGCCGCCGTGAACGGCGGGCTGCTGACGATCGACGAAGTGTGCGAGCGTTATTCGCTCACGCTCGAGGAATTCGCCTCGTGGCAGCGCGCGGTCGACCGCTCGGGCATGCAGGGCCTGCGCGTCACGCGCATCCAGCACTATCGCGATCTCTACGAGCGTCAGCAGAAATACTGA